The following coding sequences lie in one Meles meles chromosome X, mMelMel3.1 paternal haplotype, whole genome shotgun sequence genomic window:
- the TCEAL8 gene encoding transcription elongation factor A protein-like 8 has product MQKSCEENEGKPQNMPKTEADRPSEDIPQEADGNPQPSQEGVSQEAEGNLRGGLTQPDQGFKEDTPVRHLDPEEMIRGVDELERLREEIRRVRNKFVMMHWKQRHSRSRPYPVCFRP; this is encoded by the coding sequence ATGCAAAAGTCTtgtgaagaaaatgaaggaaaaccaCAGAACATGCCAAAGACGGAGGCAGACCGCCCTTCGGAAGATATACCACAGGAGGCAGACGGAAATCCTCAACCTTCCCAAGAAGGTGTAAGccaggaagcagaaggaaatcttaGAGGAGGGCTGACCCAGCCTGACCAGGGGTTTAAAGAGGACACTCCTGTGAGGCATTTGGACCCTGAAGAAATGATAAGAGGAGTAGATGAGTTGGAAAGGCTTAGGGAAGAGATAAGAAGAGTAAGAAACAAGTTTGTGATGATGCATTGGAAGCAAAGACATTCACGCAGCCGTCCTTACCCTGTGTGCTTTCGgccttga
- the TCEAL5 gene encoding transcription elongation factor A protein-like 5 produces the protein MEKIYEENKGQPENEGNLESEGKPEDEVDTEDEGKSDEEEKLEVEEKPGHEGKLQNEGQPDDEGQPEDEGKEENQGKSKDEGKPHGEGKSESLAKPEGEPRAAEKRPAEDYVPRKAKRKTDRGTDDSPKDYQEDLQERHLGSEEMMRECGDMSRAQEELRKKQKMGGFHWMQRDVQEPFAPRGQRGVRGVRGGGRGQKDLEDVPYL, from the coding sequence ATGGAAAAGATCTACGAAGAAAACAAAGGACAGCCGGAAAACGAAGGAAACCTAGAAAGTGAGGGAAAGCCAGAAGATGAAGTTGAtacagaagatgaaggaaaatcagatgaagaagaaaagctggaAGTGGAGGAGAAGCCAGGGCATGAGGGAAAGCTCCAGAATGAGGGGCAGCCAGATGACGAAGGGCAACCAGAAgatgagggaaaggaagaaaatcaggGCAAGTCCAAAGATGAGGGCAAACCACACGGTGAGGGCAAGTCAGAATCCCTGGCAAAGCCTGAGGGTGAGCCACGGGCTGCAGAAAAGCGCCCAGCTGAAGATTACGTGCccaggaaagcaaaaagaaaaacggACAGGGGGACGGACGATTCCCCCAAGGACTATCAGGAGGACTTACAGGAAAGGCACTTGGGCAGTGAGGAGATGATGAGAGAATGTGGAGATATGTCAAGGGCTCAGGAAGAgctaaggaaaaaacagaaaatgggtGGTTTTCACTGGATGCAAAGAGATGTTCAGGAACCGTTTGCCCCAAGGGGGCAGCGGGGTGTCAGGGGAGTGAGAGGCGGAGGTAGGGGCCAGAAGGACTTAGAAGACGTTCCATATCTTTAA